One Trichoderma asperellum chromosome 5, complete sequence genomic region harbors:
- a CDS encoding uncharacterized protein (EggNog:ENOG41) → MSLFCCQLCSKRPQRLIASRSKTLCRFYSSSSRTIQEHDVLFLRQHGVKHAKWHLTAPLRPESRVKLSYGATVPARELIGRRILDVVRDSAGNSVILHEPSLASYIINSERLATPIYPNDANTIVSLLDLNPSRPGEDDQGDSDPPFEIFEAGTGMGSLTLHIARALYAANPTFPAPLRRTLISSPFKPHYDFTASRGCLEVSPEDQSAFDAYASSRRAILHTLDHNTKHARAAYKLVRNFRRAQYLPAVDFHVGSIDEFLSRRLEQTGGRPFLSRAILDLPSAHENAELVIKALHPNGLLILFKPSISQIADFQAWSAETKQPVRTEKVIELYATTASEGGVHDSSGGRHWDVKTVVPRAQQGEDGNKKPVQVMRPRVGERVAGGGFLAVLRRWPVSEELAQVSPEEAETEE, encoded by the exons ATGTCGCTATTCTGCTGCCAATTATGCTCCAAGCGGCCTCAGCGACTAATAGCCAGCCGTAGCAAGACCCTCTGCCGCTTCTACTCTTCCTCAAGCCGCACAATCCAAG AGCACGACGTCCTTTTCCTCCGTCAGCATGGCGTCAAACACGCAAAATGGCACCTCACGGCCCCCCTGCGCCCGGAATCTCGTGTGAAGCTCTCGTATGGCGCCACCGTCCCGGCGAGAGAATTGATCGGCCGTCGCATCCTCGATGTGGTTCGCGATAGCGCTGGCAACTCTGTAATCTTGCATGAGCCGTCTCTTGCAAGCTACATCATTAATAGCGAGCGCCTCGCCACGCCG ATCTATCCCAACGATGCCAACACTATTGTCTCCCTCCTCGATCTAAATCCATCTCGCCCTGGGGAAGACGACCAAGGTGATTCAGATCCTCCCTTTGAAATCTTCGAAGCGGGCACTGGCATGGGCAGCCTCACTCTGCATATTGCTCGCGCCTTGTACGCCGCAAATCCGACGTTCCCAGCTCCTCTCCGACGAACCCTCATCTCTTCCCCATTCAAACCTCATTACGACTTTACCGCCTCAAGAGGCTGCCTAGAAGTATCTCCCGAAGACCAATCCGCGTTTGATGCGTATGCATCTTCCCGCCGCGCGATCCTGCATACACTCGACCACAACACGAAGCATGCCCGAGCTGCATATAAGCTGGTACGCAACTTTCGGCGTGCGCAGTACTTACCTGCAGTGGACTTTCACGTCGGCTCCATAGACGAGTTCCTTAGCCGTCGACTTGAGCAGACCGGAGGTCGACCTTTTCTTTCCCGCGCGATTCTCGATCTTCCGTCAGCGCATGAAAACGCCGAGCTCGTGATCAAGGCATTGCATCCCAACGgtctcctcatcctcttcaaacCCTCCATCAGCCAAATTGCTGATTTCCAAGCCTGGTCAGCTGAGACAAAGCAGCCAGTGCGCACGGAAAAAGTAATTGAGCTATACGCCACCACTGCCTCCGAAGGTGGCGTGCATGATAGCTCCGGCGGAAGACACTGGGATGTGAAAACGGTTGTGCCAAGGGCGCAGCAAGGTGAAGATGGGAACAAGAAACCTGTACAGGTAATGCGGCCAAGGGTAGGGGAGCGAGTTGCTGGCGGTGGATTTTTGGCTGTGTTACGCCGATGGCCTGTTTCTGAAGAGCTAGCTCAAGTATCCcctgaagaagcagagactGAGGAGTGA
- a CDS encoding uncharacterized protein (EggNog:ENOG41) codes for MGSLTLHIARALYAANPTFPAPLRRTLISSPFKPHYDFTASRGCLEVSPEDQSAFDAYASSRRAILHTLDHNTKHARAAYKLVRNFRRAQYLPAVDFHVGSIDEFLSRRLEQTGGRPFLSRAILDLPSAHENAELVIKALHPNGLLILFKPSISQIADFQAWSAETKQPVRTEKVIELYATTASEGGVHDSSGGRHWDVKTVVPRAQQGEDGNKKPVQVMRPRVGERVAGGGFLAVLRRWPVSEELAQVSPEEAETEE; via the coding sequence ATGGGCAGCCTCACTCTGCATATTGCTCGCGCCTTGTACGCCGCAAATCCGACGTTCCCAGCTCCTCTCCGACGAACCCTCATCTCTTCCCCATTCAAACCTCATTACGACTTTACCGCCTCAAGAGGCTGCCTAGAAGTATCTCCCGAAGACCAATCCGCGTTTGATGCGTATGCATCTTCCCGCCGCGCGATCCTGCATACACTCGACCACAACACGAAGCATGCCCGAGCTGCATATAAGCTGGTACGCAACTTTCGGCGTGCGCAGTACTTACCTGCAGTGGACTTTCACGTCGGCTCCATAGACGAGTTCCTTAGCCGTCGACTTGAGCAGACCGGAGGTCGACCTTTTCTTTCCCGCGCGATTCTCGATCTTCCGTCAGCGCATGAAAACGCCGAGCTCGTGATCAAGGCATTGCATCCCAACGgtctcctcatcctcttcaaacCCTCCATCAGCCAAATTGCTGATTTCCAAGCCTGGTCAGCTGAGACAAAGCAGCCAGTGCGCACGGAAAAAGTAATTGAGCTATACGCCACCACTGCCTCCGAAGGTGGCGTGCATGATAGCTCCGGCGGAAGACACTGGGATGTGAAAACGGTTGTGCCAAGGGCGCAGCAAGGTGAAGATGGGAACAAGAAACCTGTACAGGTAATGCGGCCAAGGGTAGGGGAGCGAGTTGCTGGCGGTGGATTTTTGGCTGTGTTACGCCGATGGCCTGTTTCTGAAGAGCTAGCTCAAGTATCCcctgaagaagcagagactGAGGAGTGA
- a CDS encoding uncharacterized protein (EggNog:ENOG41), with amino-acid sequence MFHQPPDKPRASGFDDDPFGFVASQAWERYGFSNMSSPPPPGPQPMQRTGRAYSTASVMDWTPEIDATFHHHNGDGVAMSPPENVEMGSMNSTQGGGGGGVGRLVAHFENKGYVPPLPPRPIINAHHQTHHLGTSPSISSHFGSLNSVAQSHRISSPVASSGDSQYGSLGIHSPPTPSPIATSMGRSGSMHFGSFHDTQQVHSPGAGTPFGSMDGFMNTTRVNSPMVSTPMVASPIVSTPSQVTPTVPGTPGFEIWRPPPSIGIKQEPSGLTNATNFAGYFRPPVPTTPKPVVNTGNQFILEFNPSAAKAAKGKAPAKPPRPRLPPRKPTTVTQTQASAREPTPAQAPTPRPIPAAAPAPGPMSPPPKPPRPSEPPSSSSSSTPSTTQRKDSISLRAQAGTRPSREQVPAEAWEQYKSTIRTLYLEERKPLKEVMSIMSEQYGFQATPKMYKTRFSQWGFVKNNTEEEVKRLLSMKFQRDAEGKVSEFVRNGRVVNLGTYLKRKGVTEYDLVDFELPADLPAHIRCRTPTPPPALRSPDLLRAQELVVGNMRKAFLHCRQFEMETDTQISWPSIMVWGAGSSDLLLEANFHFEARDADQGGDYMMRAFKQLEVDLMKLSPQGIMELILGMINGDPGMMTALCKYLAAYSSTNFERTHPLRQIFTCLYEVQQKHGAKTLSELLWISISTIAEELEAIYGRRHPYVARTWSDLALFYNQVNPERIEKLVVELRALQKQLEQRHGETSVEVLAIRYSILQLLYAASPSSDTAKQAANDFWNLLRSMNTMFPMRDPRPNSYCYHSPLKVDPWTKRCRRRYDPLVTIMEELVGVKIHPYFEEDFHTTEHAQEPQNAWAAALQMGTTNRSWGFI; translated from the exons ATGTTCCATCAACCGCCAGACAAGCCTCGCGCTTCTGGCTTCGATGATGATCCGTTTGGGTTTGTTGCCAGCCAGGCTTGGGAACGGTATGGCTTCAGCAATATGTCATCGCCTCCGCCCCCGGGCCCTCAGCCCATGCAGAGAACCGGTCGAGCCTATTCCACAGCATCTGTGATGGACTGGACGCCCGAGATTGACGCAACCTTTCACCACCATAACGGCGATGGAGTTGCCATGTCGCCGCCAGAGAATGTCGAAATGGGCAGTATGAATTCGActcaaggaggaggaggaggaggggttGGCCGCTTGGTCGCGCATTTCGAGAACAAAGGATATGTCCCTCCACTGCCTCCGAGACCCATCATTAACGCGCATCACCAAACACACCACCTTGGCACCAGTCCCTCAATTTCGTCACACTTTGGAAGTCTAAATTCCGTAGCCCAGTCGCATAGGATCTCGAGTCCCGTTGCCAGCTCAGGTGATTCTCAATATGGCTCTCTTGGTATTCATTCGCCGCCGACTCCCAGCCCGATTGCCACCAGTATGGGTCGCTCCGGTAGTATGCACTTTGGCAGCTTTCATGACACCCAGCAAGTGCACAGTCCTGGTGCTGGAACACCATTTGGTAGCATGGATGGATTCATGAACACTACCCGTGTGAATAGTCCGATGGTATCGACGCCTATGGTGGCCAGCCCAATAGTATCTACACCAAGTCAAGTTACGCCCACAGTGCCTGGCACCCCTGGATTCGAGATATGGCGTCCTCCTCCCTCAATAGGGATCAAACAGGAACCCTCTGGTCTCACCAACGCGACCAACTTTGCAGGCTATTTCAGACCACCGGTACCTACGACGCCAAAGCCTGTCGTGAATACAGGCAATCAATTCATTTTGGAATTCAACCCAAGCGCCGCCAAAGCAGCCAAAGGGAAGGCTCCAGCGAAACCACCAAGGCCGCGATTGCCTCCACGGAAGCCTACTACCGTCACACAAACACAAGCTTCGGCGCGAGAACCAACACCTGCGCAGGCCCCAACACCGAGACCGATACCAGCcgctgctccagctccaggaCCAAtgtctcctcctccaaaacCGCCTCGACCCTCAGaacccccttcttcttcttcatcatcaaccccTTCTACC ACACAGCGGAAGGATTCGATTTCTCTTCGTGCCCAGGCAGGTACTAGGCCGTCACGGGAACAGGTTCCTGCAGAGGCGTGGGAGCAATATAAGTCCACAATCCGAACTCTTTATCTTGAGGAAAGAAAACCATTGAAAGAAGTCATGAGCATCATGTCTGAACAATATGGTTTCCAAGCCAC ACCAAAGATGTATAAGACCAGGTTTTCTCAATGGGGTTTTGTGAAGAATAAcacggaagaagaagtcaagCGGTTGTTGTCGATGAAATTTCAACGAGATGCCGAGGGCAAAGTTTCCGAATTTGTTCGAAATGGCAGGGTGGTTAACCTGGGTACTTATCTGAAACGAAAGGGAGTGACTGAGTATGATTTGGTGGATTTCGAGCTGCCCGCCGATCTTCCAGCCCATATTCGATGTAGAACGCCAACGCCACCTCCGGCACTTCGATCCCCTGACCTCCTTCGCGCTCAAGAGCTTGTCGTTGGAAACATGCGAAAAGCATTTTTACACTGCCGGCAATTTGAGATGGAGACGGATACCCAAATTAGTTGGCCATCAATTATGGTTTGGGGGGCTGGATCAAGCGACCTCTTGCTCGAGGCCAACTTTCATTTCGAAGCACGCGATGCAGACCAAGGAGGCGACTATATGATGCGAGCCTTTAAACAGCTCGAAGTGGATTTGATGAAACTTTCACCGCAAGGTATCATGGAGCTAATCTTGGGTATGATTAACGGTGATCCTGGCATGATGACGGCCCTCTGCAAATACCTGGCGGCATATTCGTCAACAAACTTTGAACGCACACATCCTCTTCGGCAAATTTTCACTTGTTTATATGAAGTGCAACAGAAGCATGGTGCAAAGACACTCTCCGAACTGTTGTGGATTAGCATCTCTACAATTGCCGAAGAACTCGAAGCGATTTACGGACGCCGCCATCCGTATGTAGCTCGAACATGGTCCGATCTCGCGTTGTTTTATAACCAGGTGAATCCCGAGAGAATTGAAAAGCTGGTCGTCGAACTTCGCGCACTTCAAAAACAACTCGAGCAGCGGCATGGCGAAACCAGTGTCGAGGTACTAGCTATCCGATATTCCATATTGCAGTTGCTGTATGCTGCATCTCCGAGTTCCGATACCGCGAAACAGGCTGCAAATGATTTTTGGAACCTATTACGGAGTATGAACACGATGTTCCCCATGCGAGACCCGCGTCCGAATAGCTACTGCTATCACAGTCCACTCAAGGTCGATCCGTGGACAAAGAGATGCCGGAGGCGATACGACCCACTCGTAACCATTATGGAAGAGCTTGTCGGAGTGAAAATTCATCCTTATTTTGAAGAGGACTTTCACACGACGGAGCATGCCCAAGAACCCCAAAATGCGTGGGCGGCAGCTCTCCAGATGGGCACAACAAATAGGTCCTGGGGCTTCATTTAG
- a CDS encoding uncharacterized protein (BUSCO:EOG092D1WA5) — protein MMRQDHNRIDPKRRNVVDYRKKQFATPQFKDTQYPHRLNFYADAPTADITLEQFEQWAIDRLRVLAELEACSFRNRSPAETTSHMKPILDKYLPLDSNSSSNTKLFSQRQKDHYSHFILRLAFSSTEDLRRRFSRVETMLFRMRFNSDDLSERSAFVSSLDLDWWEPVTDDEKIRYAAELAAMTSGKKMNNEDGTWFKVDWERVPDLVESRRVFLKAGKAYVPGREQSSMVVAEFTSRLERQLELTARALPRLDEDDRLTPILNHLSKNFITPDSAYMSGSTAPAGAQISAANIDNLSQHFPACMSNLHRSLRRDAHLKHYGRLQYTLFLKGIGLNLEESLMFWRSSFHKVTDDTFNKEYRYNVRHSYGDVGGDSNRRGGGYSPFSCQKILTEHPPGPGEAHGCPYRHFNLENLTALVQAMGVSDRSVLQGVKEDKDNQKFHMACNRVFEHLHKAEIKKAKDEGIMTSNQLETIVHPNEYFKRSYLLKNLGKETDVKMEG, from the exons ATGATGCGGCAGGACCACAACAGAATCGACCCAAAGAGGCGAAACGTCGTCGATTACCGAAAGAAGCAGTTTGCAACGCCCCAGTTCAAGGACACGCAGTATCCCCACCGCTTGAACTTTTACGCAGATGCGCCCACAGCAGACATTACGCTCGAGCAGTTTGAGCAATGGGCCATTGATCGGCTAAGAG TTCTGGCCGAGCTCGAGGCCTGCTCTTTTCGCAACCGATCGCCAGCCGAGACGACATCCCACATGAAGCCCATTCTTGACAAATATCTCCCACTCGACTCCAACAGCTCTAGCAACACAAAGCTATTTTCACAGCGGCAAAAGGACCATTACAGCCATTTCATCCTGAGGCTAGCTTTCTCCTCTACCGAAGACCTTCGGCGGAGATTCTCTCGAGTCGAGACGATGCTATTCCGGATGCGGTTCAATAGCGATGATTTGAGCGAGCGGTCTGCATTTGTATCCAGCCTGGATCTCGACTGGTGGGAGCCAGTGACGGACGACGAGAAGATTCGGTACGCCGCCGAGCTTGCGGCCATGACCAGCGGAAAGAAGATGAATAACGAGGACGGGACTTGGTTCAAGGTGGACTGGGAGCGAGTACCTGACTTGGTGGAGAGTCGACGGGTCTTTTTGAAAGCCGGAAAGGCATATGTGCCTGGGCGAGAGCAGTCGAGCATGGTTGTGGCGGAATTCACAAGCCGGCTTGAGAGGCAACTAGAG CTTACGGCCCGAGCTCTGCCGCGTctggacgaagacgacaGATTAACACCAATTCTAAACCATCTCTCCAAGAATTTCATCACCCCTGACTCCGCTTATATGTCTGGGTCAACGGCACCCGCCGGAGCTCAAATCTCGGCTGCCAACATCGACAACCTTTCACAGCATTTCCCCGCCTGCATGTCCAACTTGCATCGATCATTGCGTCGCGATGCTCACCTGAAGCATTACGGTCGTCTCCAGTACACTTTGTTCCTCAAGGGCATTGGTTTGAACTTGGAAGAAAGTCTCATGTTTTGGCGGAGTAGCTTCCACAAGGTCACAGATGACACGTTCAACAAAGAATACCGATACAACGTTCGCCACTCTTACGGCGACGTTGGTGGAGATTCCAACCGACGAGGCGGCGGCTACAGTCCGTTCAGCTGTCAGAAGATTCTTACTGAGCATCCCCCTGGTCCTGGTGAGGCTCACGGCTGCCCGTACCGGCATTTCAATTTGGAGAACTTGACTGCTTTGGTACAGGCCATGGGAGTATCAGACAGGTCGGTGCTGCAGGGAGTGAAAGAGGATAAAGACAACCAAAAATTCCACATGGCATGCAACCG AGTGTTTGAACATTTACACAAGGCTGAGATTaaaaaggccaaggatgAGGGTATCATGACATCCAACCAGCTCGAGACGATTGTCCACCCCAACGAGTACTTCAAACGTAGTTATCTGCTGAAGAACCTCGGCAAAGAGACTGATGTGAAGATGGAGGGCTAA